A genomic stretch from Diprion similis isolate iyDipSimi1 chromosome 1, iyDipSimi1.1, whole genome shotgun sequence includes:
- the LOC124404560 gene encoding uncharacterized protein LOC124404560 isoform X6, whose product MMLVLLLCVIMKIAEFSVGRSELALSKPVRPVRSASPSGNKRKRRHRPYNRKLSEKCDCILQKRGSGDAVMDEPHTPGSDCNSNPSMDPSSQDLITSEFVHDNMDYQWFADCGYRDTGLHVHSSVLSSLSASYTCDDLRYDAECRYLDANFAEIDMESFRTADIHSLLTLPVICTDPVQHSESNYQRERYASMSGSMMEKLDFDSPISPHTSSQGEDSACSTTDTMSICKSSLLFSPVKETPVLPPGGSYSVDSLDCEDVLLTCQAHNKINYTIAFEGSMTMYSDGSQDFENQEKQNIRQIPDFYYDKKLNLKNMLGLSMAKSDSKVYTTWSNLKHGSANNVMTRHPSGNNNTMPNFLQENGHLNLNLNKKSLSLPDLTQTRELSRYPLNFSVDSAESNHHVGNLQSSGSINRSINEDSSESIDHISTKKKLQNLSLVKRFMKQKSMSAEGMSMTLDQSGSASDSGWPTSNSESGSGSGTRTQIHQRNINNTCNNLTLENDFSINWVKSDYYNNKGTEHTFAGEDSDNIVRKQSPLLEEFEGELQSSASVEELSESISKIESMDGSGCEKHENSFLEDAVTQSNTEQINFAIKNLPLSKTTGTQVFTQVEDNSVQTSLIYFTNDKNYPSICETTIAKKPAYIIYPNYTLPDLSFLQLGQGKFDKVTLRPQCFDRDRSRWRKYNKSGRPFSCNDLDALKQRGFSHIKDWESLTFLLPAEYKRILHDVPEASKHIKLAEETKKPLFCLSPQMRHRARTIDEVTPDNISSASSIGTQPSSGYRGSSTILTDSLINQQGVPNNSNPLYLYRYDSASSEASLTSQDAKHYRPSCKPKINAPVLPKRSISLPHGDRETHCNTKAPPRPPLPRGILRKNKLSNNKRYSMFEMGGLKEVGNQQVTPETNKRMSLQEPYYLNNDHQSQQIRRLIDSEKDVDEVEERLYYAERLKESENRINSELYPTECSDEIIQLEDFLRRSGFSSQSSDGDSEDQDVRLRSYVRQFLRLNMNKDLVKNVEMMESQKKTVSFAVQQRKEFLENKGCTLSFIANKQSLEEGRTSIAESPSGSSELKPFNMNGKSDMLKSVNKSVGLILNYWRIETVKDEQVQDNRNECAQLCLSNLCPALYAIMCNGLRPNINSSFGPLANSVWQVVEASSQQGPLTKTLNELVQKINGEDFITEGMLKFHAFVFGLLNLRALDAWFAYLCTRESILRKHYSRNSLFVSSLACVNAREMVDALLDILQPLALCPFQLDMLYQYRQLHNSLGYMNNHATNATVGLKSIDSTEVRGPSKREFFNNIGSPVKVRPRSCVDYAKGGDMQGILHEADLNNTIKKRWSNLPSGSKLIQAFDKLTLEDSEDYTDSLEHSPLKVGALENVSAKTKSPAISTGKVENEEILSCGIKFKKLQEKWELMIGKDENKEQLVTRSPESPARTPTNSGKSKIPRLLPSPTKQVINVLTPIPKSAKSATTGIPLLKKSPAIGQKTVNKQFSEIRKDSAGGRTSRFDQDTGGIPRTHFARPSSLPYKPPHGGGTKEKYSTSPHRRAASTSLPRPTTVIRNAKIGTTKPSLKWRSQDTHP is encoded by the exons ATGATGCTAGTGCTTCTTTTGTGCGTCATAATGAAGATAGCAGAGTTTTCAGTTGGGCGCAGCGAACTAGCGCTGTCCAAGCCCGTGCGCCCGGTTCGATCAGCTTCGCCGTCAGGCAATAAACGAAAGCGACGTCATCGCCCATATAACCGGAAGCTGAGCGAGAAATGTGACTGTATTTTACAGAAAC GTGGGTCAGGGGATGCTGTCATGGATGAACCACATACACCTGGATCTGACTGCAATTCCAACCCATCCATGGATCCGTCGTCTCAAGATCTCATAACTTCAGAGTTCGTACACGACAACATGGATTATCAATGGTTCGCCGATTGTGG TTACAGGGACACAGGGCTGCATGTACACTCGAGTGTGTTGTCCTCGCTATCTGCTTCATATACTTGTGACGACCTGAGATATGATGCCGAGTGTCGATACCTTGATGCAAATTTTGCTGAAATTGATATGGAAAGTTTCCGGACTGCAGACATCCACTCTTTGCTCACTCTTCCCGTAATATGTACCGATCCTGTGCAGCACTCAGAG TCAAACTATCAAAGGGAAAGATATGCCAGCATGTCTGGCTCTATGATGGAAAAACTTGACTTTGATTCTCCCATCAGCCCCCATACTAGCAGCCAG GGAGAAGATTCTGCGTGTTCGACAACAGATACCATGTCCATATGCAAGTCGTCACTACTCTTCTCTCCTGTCAAGGAGACACCTGTTCTGCCACCAGGTGGCAGCTACAGCGTCGACTCCCTGGACTGTGAAGACGTTTTACTGACGTGCCAAGCACACAACAAAATTAACTACACAATTGCTTTTGAGGGGAGTATGACTATGTATTCCGATGGTTCGCAAGACTTTGAAAATCAAG aaaaacaaaatattcgtCAAATCCCAGATTTCTATTATGACAAAAAGttgaacttgaaaaatatgttgGGCTTGTCAATGGCAAAATCAGACTCTAAAGTCTACACCACTTGGAGTAACTTAAAACATGGATCAGCAAATAATGTTATGACTCGTCATCCATCTGGCAACAATAATACAATGCCCAATTTTCTTCAAGAAAACGGACAcctgaatttaaatttgaataaaaaaagtctGAGTCTACCAGACCTAACGCAAACTAGAGAGCTGAGCCGGTATCCTCTTAACTTTTCC GTTGATTCTGCCGAATCAAATCATCACGTGGGCAATTTGCAAAGTTCAGGGTCAATCAATCGTTCGATCAATGAAGATAGTTCTGAGAGCATAGACCACATTTCGACAAAAAAGAAGCTTCAAAATTTGAGCCTTGTGAAACGTTTCATGAAGCAAAAAAGTATGAGTGCGGAGGGCATGAGTATGACACTCGATCAATCGGGCTCAGCTAGCGACAGTGGTTGGCCAACAAGTAACAGTGAAAGTGGCAGTGGTAGCGGAACTCGTACTCAAATACATCAGCGTAATATCAATAATACCTGTAATAATTTgactttggaaaatgatttttctataaattggGTAAAGTCTGactattacaataataaaggAACAGAGCATACTTTTGCTGGTGAAGATTCTGACAATATTGTAAGGAAGCAATCCCCGTTGTTGGAGGAATTTGAAGGAGAATTACAGTCCTCTGCATCTGTTGAAGAATTGTCAGAGAgcatttcgaaaattgaatctATGGACGGCAGTGGGTGCGAAAAACACGAAAATTCGTTTTTGGAAGATGCTGTGACGCAATCAAATACAGAACAGATAAACTTTGCCATTAAGAATTTGCCACTTTCAAAAACCACTGGAACACAGGTTTTCACTCAAGTCGAGGACAACAGCGTCCAAACATCATTAATCTATTTTACCAATGACAAAAATTACCCATCGATTTGTGAAACTACCATTGCAAAAAAGCCGGCTTATATTATTTACCCAAATTACACTCTACCAGACTTGTCGTTTTTGCAACTTGGCCAGGGTAAATTTGACAAAGTCACGTTAAGACCTCAGTGTTTCGACAGGGATCGCAGTAGATGGAGAAAGTACAACAAGTCCGGCAGGCCATTCTCCTGCAATGACCTCGACGCCTTGAAGCAGCGTGGATTCTCACATATCAAAGATTGGGAATCCCTGACATTTCTATTACCTGCGGAATATAAAAGAATTCTCCACGACGTTCCCGAAGCCTCAAAGCATATCAAGCTAGcggaggaaacaaaaaaaccacTATTCTGTTTATCTCCGCAAATGCGGCACCGTGCTCGTACTATCGATGAGGTTACTCCTGATAATATTTCCTCTGCCAGTAGTATAGGCACTCAACCATCTTCAGGTTATAGAGGATCCTCAACAATTTTAACAGATTCATTGATCAATCAGCAAGGTGTACCAAATAATAGCAATCCCCTCTATTTATATCGGTATGACAGTGCCAGTTCCGAAGCAAGCCTGACGTCCCAAGATGCAAAGCATTACAGGCCCTCCTGTAAACCAAAGATTAACGCACCAGTCCTGCCTAAACGGTCCATTTCACTGCCTCACGGAGACCGCGAAACTCATTGCAACACAAAAGCACCGCCTCGGCCTCCCCTTCCCAGaggaattttgagaaaaaacaaactctCTAATAACAAGAGATATAGCATGTTCGAGATGGGAGGTCTCAAAGAGGTCGGAAATCAACAAGTCACAcctgaaacaaataaaaggaTGTCTCTGCAAGAACCTTACTATCTCAACAACGATCATCAGTCACAGCAAATTCGCAGATTGATTGATTCTGAAAAAGATGTTGATGAAGTAGAAGAGCGCCTGTATTATGCAG agaGATTGAAAGAATCTGAAAATCGTATCAATTCAGAACTGTATCCAACTGAATGCAGCGATGAAATTATCCAGTTGGAAGATTTTCTAAGGCGCAGTGGGTTTTCTTCACAAAGTAGCGACGGCGATAGCGAAGACCAAGACGTAAGACTCAGGTCCTATGTCAGACAATTCTTACGACTAAATATGAATAAAGATttagtaaaaaatgttgagatGATGGAATCTCAGAAAAAAACTGTGAGCTTTGCAGTacaacaaagaaaagaatttcttgaaaataag ggTTGCACTCTTAGTTTCATAGCAAATAAGCAGTCACTGGAGGAAGGGAGGACATCTATTGCCGAGTCTCCCAGTGGCAGCAGTGAATTGAAACCTTTCAATATGAATGGAAAAAGTG ATATGCTCAAGTCTGTCAACAAGTCGGTGGGTTTAATATTAAACTACTGGCGTATAGAAACAGTCAAGGATGAACAGGTTCAAGATAATAGAAACGAGTGCGCCCAGCTCTGTCTGAGTAACTTGTGCCCTGCTCTATATGCTATCATGTGCAACGGTTTgcggccaaatattaattcaTCTTTCGGACCTTTAGCTAATAGTGTTTGGCAAGTAGTTGAGGCATCTTCTCAGCAAGGACCATTGACTAAAACCCTCAACGAATTGGTACAAAAGATAAATGGTGAAGACTTTATCACCGAAGGAATGCTTAAGTTCCACGCATTTGTGTTTGGCCTGCTAAA TTTAAGGGCACTGGATGCTTGGTTCGCATATTTGTGCACAAGGGAATCTATCCTACGAAAGCACTACTCCAGAAATAGTTTATTTGTTAGTTCTCTCGCTTGCGTTAATGCCCGAGAAATGGTGGATGCACTTTTGGACATTCTTCAACCTCTTGCACTGTGCCCGTTCCAACTGGATATGCTGTATCAGTATCGTCAACTTCACAACAGCTTGGGGTACATGAACAATCATGCGACAAAC GCTACTGTAGGCCTGAAATCCATTGATTCAACAGAAGTAAGAGGTCCCAGTaaacgagaatttttcaacaatattggTAGTCCTGTCAAGGTAAGGCCACGATCCTGTGTAGATTATGCAAAAGGGGGAGATATGCAAGGTATCCTGCATGAGGCTGACTTGAACAACACTATTAAAAAACGTTGGAGTAATCTTCCATCTGGTTCAAAATTGATCCAAGCATTTGACAAGCTAACTCTAGAAGACTCTGAAGATTATACCGATAGCCTTGAACATTCGCCGTTGAAGGTGGGGGCTCTTGAAAACGTTTCAGCCAAAACTAAATCTCCAGCAATTTCTACTGGTAAAgttgaaaatgaggaaattttATCCTGTGgtatcaaattcaaaaaactgcaggaaaAGTGGGAGCTCATGATTGGAAAAGACGAAAATAAAGAGCAACTTGTCACCCGATCACCCGAATCTCCAGCCCGAACGCCAACCAATTcgggaaaatcaaaaattcccCGACTGCTG